A stretch of the Chloroflexota bacterium genome encodes the following:
- a CDS encoding amidase, whose amino-acid sequence MLDATIDSILRALRDRKITSREVVQWHMDRIAAYDRSGPCLTAVETLNPAALDEADRLDALLRRSGPAGPLHGIPTMLKDQVETADMPTTFGSALFKHYRSGRDATVVARLRAAGAIILAKNTMSEFAQPGYHGSAFGYTRNAYDTRRAPGGSSCGTGAAVGARFGVVGIGEDTGGSIRNPASHNALVGLRPTVGLVSRFGMLPGTPSRDTLGPMTRTVRDAAVLLDVIAGYDPNDSTTAYSVGRVPPSYTALLDDVPAEVRIGVVRERLSANSDPSADDYGQVRSAFDRAIGAMIEAGMKIVDPVAMGRVVELLQQASGVGESEAAVDRYLTEIPDAPVRSLREIVLAPDGLVMPSQRALLADAIGHTTNSPAYLAALVNRRELRREVLKVMADAGVDALMFPTADHFPPLVPDDILTSAESRRGRGSNNGLSSATAFPSLTVPMGLAGGIPLGLSILGRPFSEGLLLRIAHAYEGLRGPIPPPASAPDLATPARE is encoded by the coding sequence ATGCTCGACGCGACGATCGACTCCATTCTTCGCGCCCTGCGCGACCGCAAGATTACCTCTCGTGAGGTCGTTCAGTGGCACATGGACCGGATCGCCGCGTACGATCGGTCGGGCCCGTGCCTCACGGCCGTTGAGACCCTGAACCCGGCGGCTCTCGACGAGGCGGACCGCCTCGACGCGCTTCTCCGCCGGTCCGGGCCGGCCGGCCCGCTCCACGGCATCCCCACCATGCTGAAGGACCAGGTCGAGACGGCCGACATGCCCACCACATTTGGCTCCGCCCTCTTTAAGCACTATCGATCCGGCCGCGATGCCACTGTCGTGGCCCGGCTCCGCGCGGCAGGGGCGATCATTCTCGCCAAGAACACCATGAGCGAATTCGCACAGCCTGGCTATCACGGCTCCGCCTTCGGCTACACCCGCAATGCGTACGACACGCGTCGCGCGCCGGGTGGCTCCTCGTGCGGAACGGGCGCCGCCGTGGGGGCGCGTTTTGGGGTGGTTGGAATCGGGGAGGACACGGGCGGTTCGATTCGAAATCCCGCCTCCCACAACGCGCTCGTCGGCCTTCGACCGACGGTCGGGCTCGTGAGTCGATTCGGAATGCTGCCCGGCACGCCGTCGCGCGATACGCTCGGCCCAATGACCCGCACGGTCCGCGACGCCGCCGTCCTGCTGGACGTTATCGCGGGCTACGATCCGAACGACTCGACGACCGCGTACAGCGTGGGGCGAGTCCCCCCGAGCTACACGGCGCTGCTCGACGACGTCCCCGCCGAGGTCAGGATCGGCGTGGTGCGCGAGCGGCTCAGCGCCAACAGCGATCCGTCCGCCGACGACTACGGACAGGTGCGTTCAGCCTTCGACCGTGCCATCGGCGCCATGATCGAGGCCGGGATGAAGATCGTCGATCCGGTCGCCATGGGCCGCGTCGTGGAGCTGCTACAGCAGGCGAGTGGCGTCGGGGAGTCGGAGGCGGCAGTGGACCGGTACCTCACCGAGATACCGGACGCGCCCGTCCGCTCCTTACGGGAGATCGTACTGGCGCCGGACGGTCTGGTGATGCCGAGCCAACGAGCCCTCCTGGCCGACGCCATCGGCCATACGACCAACAGCCCCGCCTACCTTGCCGCGCTCGTCAACCGCAGAGAGCTGCGCCGCGAAGTGCTGAAGGTCATGGCCGACGCGGGCGTGGACGCGCTCATGTTTCCGACCGCTGACCACTTTCCGCCCCTCGTGCCCGACGACATCCTGACGTCGGCCGAGTCTCGGCGCGGCCGCGGGTCCAACAATGGGCTCAGCTCCGCCACCGCTTTTCCGTCCCTCACCGTCCCGATGGGGCTCGCAGGTGGGATCCCCCTCGGCCTGAGCATTCTGGGGCGGCCGTTCTCCGAGGGGCTGCTTCTTCGCATCGCGCACGCGTATGAGGGGCTTCGAGGCCCTATCCCGCCCCCCGCGAGCGCGCCGGACCTGGCTACTCCGGCCAGAGAATGA
- a CDS encoding ABC transporter ATP-binding protein → MSVNAPPRPQPHASTNSVLTLRDVAKTFGNVRAVDGISLTLEQGELLTLLGPSGCGKTTTLRMVIGLERCTAGEIECMGRVVDSRERRIFVPPHKRNMGMVFQSYAIWPHMSVFENVAYPLRVRRIRGAEVRSRVTQALGLVGLGSLGDRPATMLSGGQQQRVAIARSLVFEPDILLLDEPFSNLDARLREQMRVELRLLQRRLGITVLFVTHDQIEALSLSDRIAVMDAGRIEQIGAPLDLYRRPATPRVRDFLGQTVMVKGRVVSADAAGTVTARLGSNGTSGVVLTGRSAGGDLRAGEPCTLAIRPEHVSVRPSTDALDGEANRVIGRIEALLFVGERFEARVALPSGQSVSAYLPASEEWRQEQEVALAFPADRLILWPE, encoded by the coding sequence ATGAGCGTGAACGCGCCGCCGCGCCCGCAGCCGCATGCGAGCACGAATTCGGTCCTCACGCTGCGCGACGTGGCGAAGACGTTTGGCAACGTCCGCGCCGTGGACGGGATATCCCTCACGCTCGAACAGGGCGAGCTCCTCACGCTGCTCGGGCCGAGCGGCTGCGGCAAGACCACCACGCTCCGCATGGTCATTGGGCTGGAGCGGTGCACGGCTGGTGAGATCGAGTGCATGGGCCGCGTCGTCGATTCACGGGAACGGCGGATCTTCGTCCCGCCCCACAAGCGGAACATGGGGATGGTGTTCCAGAGCTACGCCATCTGGCCCCACATGTCCGTGTTCGAGAACGTGGCGTATCCGCTTCGCGTTCGTAGGATTCGGGGCGCAGAGGTCCGGTCGCGGGTGACGCAGGCCCTGGGGCTCGTCGGGCTCGGAAGCCTGGGCGACCGGCCGGCGACGATGCTGAGCGGCGGCCAGCAGCAGCGCGTCGCCATCGCTCGGAGCCTCGTTTTCGAGCCCGACATCCTGCTCCTTGACGAGCCCTTCAGCAACCTGGACGCGCGGCTGCGCGAGCAGATGCGGGTCGAGCTTCGGCTCCTTCAGCGCCGCCTGGGGATCACCGTGCTGTTCGTGACCCACGACCAGATCGAGGCCCTCAGTCTCTCGGATCGCATCGCGGTCATGGATGCCGGTCGTATCGAGCAGATCGGGGCGCCGCTCGATCTGTATCGTCGCCCGGCCACGCCGCGCGTGCGCGATTTTCTTGGTCAGACCGTCATGGTCAAGGGGCGGGTCGTGAGCGCGGACGCCGCCGGGACGGTCACGGCCCGCCTCGGTTCGAATGGCACGTCGGGTGTGGTCCTGACCGGACGCTCGGCGGGCGGCGACCTGCGCGCCGGCGAGCCGTGTACGCTGGCTATCCGACCGGAGCACGTGTCGGTCCGACCGTCGACCGACGCGCTCGACGGCGAGGCCAACCGCGTCATCGGCCGCATCGAAGCGCTGCTCTTCGTCGGCGAGCGGTTCGAGGCGAGAGTGGCCCTTCCGTCCGGCCAGAGCGTCAGCGCGTACCTGCCCGCCAGCGAGGAGTGGCGCCAGGAGCAGGAAGTCGCCCTCGCGTTCCCGGCGGATCGGCTCATTCTCTGGCCGGAGTAG